GCCGATCTCGTGATGCTGCGCGCCGCGCGCGCGCTGGCGGCGCTGGAACAGGCCGACGCGGTGACGGTGTCGCATGTGGAGCGCGTGGCGCAGGCCGTGCTGCGGCACCGGCGCCATGCGGGTACGCCGCCGTCGCACGGATCGCCGCAACCAAACCGTGAACGCGACGATGGTTCGCCGCCGGATGCGCGCCAGCGGCCCGACAACCGACAGGACGAGACACAAGGCGATGCATCGGCGTCCCAGGGCGACTGGGGCTACTTGCCGCCCGAGCCGGCTGGCCTGCGCGAAGTCAAAGGCGTCGTGCCGCTGCCGCTAAAAAAACGCTGAGCCATCGAGCCGGCGCCGCCGCGAACGCCGTTCGCGGTCCTCGATGGCAGTCAGGCGCAACCGCGCGCTTACCGGGCACGGCACGCGCGGGCAAGGCCGTTGCGTGGCCGGCGACGCTCGTCGCGAAGCGCGGTGGACCGCTGTGTCATGAGCATGTGCGCTTCCGGAAACGCGCGGGCACGCCGCAGGCGCTGCATTGCTTCGTGCTCGACTGTTCGGCGTCGATGCTGTCGCACGACCGGCTCGCGCTCGCAAAGGGGCTGATCGTCGCGTATTTCGATCAGGCTGCACGCGAGCGTGTCGAAACCGCGCTGATCTGCTTCGGCGGTCAAGGCGCCGCACGGCGGTTCGGCCCGGCCGTGCCGCGCTGGTGGAATGCGCGCTGGCTCGAACCGGTCGACGGCGGCGGCGGCACGCCGCTCGCGGACGGCATCGCGGCCGCCACGCAGTTGCTCGCGCGCGATGCGCGGCGCGAGCCCGGCAAGCAGCGCTGGCTGTGGGTGCTGTCCGACGGGCGCACGCGCGAGACGGCGGCAAAACCCGCGGCGGCCGATCACGTCGTGTTCGTCGACTTCGACGATGCGGCCGTGCGGATCGGGCAGGGCGCGCGGCTTGCCGCCGCATGGGGCGCGCAATGGATGACGGCGGACGCGCTTCGCACGGATCTCGCGGGCTGATGGCCGGCCGGCGGTGCGATATGATCGCCGCTTCTGCTTCTGCCCACTGGAAAAACCCGCCATGCAAGTACTGGTCGATGCCGACGCGTGTCCCGCCGTCATCAAGGACATGCTGTTTCGCGCCGCGCGTCGTGCCGAAATCTGCGTGACGCTGGTCGCGAACCAGTTCCTGCGCACGCCGCCGTCGCCGTTCATCAAGGCCGTGCAGGTGCCGGCCGGCTTCGACGTGGCTGATGCGCGCATCGTCGAACTGGTCGAGGCTGGCGATCTCGTGATCACGGCCGACATCCCGCTGGCTGCCGCCGTCCTCGACAAGGGCGCGCATGCGCTCGACCCGCGCGGCAACTGGTTCAGCCGCGAGAACATCGAGGAACGCCTGTCGACGCGCGCGATGATGGATCAGTTGCGCAGCGCGGGCATCGACACCGGCGGCCCGGCGCCGTTCAGCGCGCGTGACGGCAAGGCGTTTGCCTCGCAGCTCGACCGGTTTCTGGCGCGGCACGGCAAGTCTTGAGGTCGGGGCGCGACGGCCGCGTGTCGTGACGCGTCCAGCGTGGGGGGAGCCCCGCACGCGCTACAACGCCGGATCGCCGGACCGCCGGATCCACATCGAATCGCGCACGTCGCCCGGGCCGGGGTGCGTGATTGCGTCGACGCTGCTATCGTGGCGCAAACGACAATCCAACCCAGGAGTGCACGCGTGACACCGACTCAACTTCTCATCCCGACCTTCACCCACATGCTGAGCGCACAGACCGCGTGGCTCGACAAGGCTGTCGCGCACCGGCAGGCCGCGGGCGACGCGCCCGACGCGGCGATGACGTTGAGGCTGGCGCCCGACATGTATCCGCTCGCGGCACAGGTGCGCTTCTCATGCTTCCAGGCGATGGAGCCCGTCCACCGGCTGCGTGGCGAGCCGTTGCCGGCTGCGCTGCTGGCCTTGCGCGAAGCGGGATGGAATGCGGATGCGCAGCCCGGCACGCTCGCCGACGCGCAGGCGATCATCGCGGGCACGCTGGCCTTTCTCGGCGAACTCGCGCCGGATGCGCTGGATGGCGGCACGGCGCTGCCGATCGCGCTCGAGCTGCCGAACGGGATCGCGTTCGACATGACGGGCGAACAATATGCGCGCGACTGGGCGCTGCCGCAGTTCAATTTCCACGCGATCGCCGCTTACGCGATCCTGCGCCACCATGGTGTCGAACTCGGCAAGGCCGACTACGTGCCGCACATGCTCGCATACGTACGACCCGGCACGATTCCGCAAGGGTGAACATCGAAGCGACATGACACGGGCACTGTTCATCTGCAGCCGCAACCGGCTGCGCAGCCCGACGGCCGAAGCGGTATTTGCCGCGTGGCCCGGCATCGAGACCGACTCCGCGGGCCTCGCGCCCGATGCGGACGCGCGGCTATCCGCCGAGCAGCTCGACTGGGCCGATATCGTGTTCGTGATGGAGCGCGCGCACAAGGCAAGGCTGTCGACGCGCTTCGGACCGCATCTGACGGGCAAGAAGATCGTCTGCCTCGACATTCCCGACCGCTACGCGTTCATGCAGCCGGAACTCGTCGCGCTGCTCGAGCGCAAGGCCGGCCCGTTCCTGCGCGCGTGATCGGCGCGGGCAGCGCCGCCGTCAACGAAGCGGGCCGTTGACGATCGCCGAAAAACAGTCGAGACGCAGCATCTCGATGATCTTGCGCGTCGGCACGCTCGCATGGAGCGTGTCGAGCCGGTCGACGGTGAACCACTTGCAGCGGGCGATCTCGTTGCTCGCGCGCGGCGTCAGGTGTGCCGGCACCTCGACCACGAACACGTGATGGAGCTTCGACAGCCCGCCGAACTGCACCGCATAGTCGAGCGCGAGCCCCTCCAGCCGCGTTTCCTCGGCCAGTTCCCGCTGCGCGGCTTCGAGCGGCGTCTCGCCGCGCCGGATCGTGCCGCCCGGCAGCGACCAGCGCGACGCCGTGCGGGCGACGAGCAGCACGCTGCTGCGCTGGCGGCACACGATCGTGGCGCGTTCCTTGGTGACGGCGAGGGTATCCGGCCCGGTGCTCATGTTCGGCAAAACAGGTGCTGAATCGTGGAGAAAGTGCGCGTCGGCGGCGAGTTGTCCGGCAGCGGGCCGCGACGGCGTGCAGGCAGCCGCACCGATCTTACCGGCCGTTCGTGACAGTTCCGTGCACGGCGCAGCGCGCCGGACACGGCGTCATGCGTGCGTATAGATCCCGCTGCGCACCGGCTTCGCACGGCGCGAACGGCGCTTGTGAACGGCGCGCCGATGATGCGGCGATGGCGCCGTCGCGTGCCGGCGCGCAGGCGCGGGCCGGGCAGCGGGCGCACCGGCCCGCGGTGCAGCGGCGGGCATTTGCGTCTGTCCTTCGCCGAAATGGAAAGTCTGGGTTTGCGCGTGTGCGACGCCCAGCGTCGACGCCAGTACGAAGGCCGCCAGCCACAACCGTTTCATGAATATTCCGCCTTGCTTTTGTCAGGATGAAGGGAGTCCGCCAGCTTAGCGAAGGGCGGGGCGCCACCGCAACCCGCCCGCGTTCGGTGTCGTCCCCACTTGCGCTCGGCGACGTTATCCGCGCGGCAGGCGGGTGCATCCGGGCTTGACAACATAATTCCCGAGTGTGAATATAAATTCACACACAAGAATTATTCGTCGAATCCGGAGAGGCGTGGCGCAGGCGCCAGGCCACCGGAGCCGGCAGTCCGATCAACCGGAATCAGGAGCGGGACGCATGGCGGAACACGAGCAGCAGGGCGCGCTGGCGGGATTGCGCATCATCGATCTGTCGCGGGTGCTGGGCGGCCCGTACGCGACGCAGATCCTCGCCGACCACGGCGCGGAGGTGATCAAGGTCGAACCGCCGTCCGGTGACGAAACGCGTACCTGGGGGCCGCCGTTCGACGGCGACACCGCGTCGTATTTCCTCGGTGTGAACCGCAACAAGCTCGGCGTCGCGCTCGACCTGACGCAACCGGCCGACCGCGAGCGGCTGCTCAGCCTGCTCGAGCACGCGGACGCCGTCGTCGAAAACTTCAAGATCGGCACGATGGAGCGCTGGGGGCTCGGCTTCGACGCGCTGCACGCGCGGTTTCCGCGCCTCGTCTATTGCCGCGTGTCGGGTTTCGGCGCGGATGGCCCGCTCGGCGGGCTGCCCGGCTACGACGCGGCCGTGCAGGCGCTCGCGGGGCTGATGAGCGTCAACGGCGAAGCGGGCGGCGCACCGCTGCGCGTCGGCGTGCCGATCGTCGATCTCGTCACCGGGCTGAACGCGGCGCTCGGCGTACTGATGGCGCTGCGCGAGCGCGATGCGAGCGGCCTCGGCCAGTTCGTCGAGTCGACGCTGTTCGACTGCGCGCTGTCGATCCTGCATCCGCATACGCCGAACTACTTCCATTCGGGCAACGCGCCCGTGCGCACCGGCAACGCGCATCCGAACATCACGCCGTACGACAGCTTTCCGACGGCAGGCGTCGACATCTTCCTGGCGGTCGGCAACAACGGGCAGTTCGCGGCGCTGTGCGACGTGCTCGGCACGCGCGGCTGGCTCGACGATCCGCGTTTCGCCGACAACCGTGCACGCAGCGCGCACCGTGCCGCACTGCGTGCGCTGCTCGAAACCGCACTGGCCGCGCATGACGGTGCGGCGCTCGCCGAGCAGCTGATGCGCCGCGGCGTGCCGTGCGCGCCGGTGCTCGGGCTCGATGCGGCGCTCGATCATCCGCACGTTGCGCATCGGGAGATGAAGGTCGAGCTGGGCCGGCATCGCGGCATCGCGTCGCCGATCAAGCTCGGCCGCACGCCGGCGACGTACCGTCGGCCGCCGCCGGCACTGAACGAACACGTGGCGCAGGTGTTTGCGCACGACGACCACGACGACGACGATCGCCGGGACTGACCGGCATCGCGGCCGCCGGCCGCGCCGCGCTGCGGCGCAGGGCCGCGCGGTCCGGCACATCATCATTCGGACATCACGCCGGCTTGCGCACGGAAGACGCATGCCGGCTGAAGAGGAGACGCATCATGCTCGCATGGATCGGCGCGATCGCCATCGTCGCGCTGTTCGGCCTGATCATCACGAAACGGCTGTCGCCGCTCGTCGCGCTGATCGTCGTGCCGGTGGCCGCGTCGCTCGCGGCGGGCTTCGGGCTGCAGACCGGCAAGTTCATCGTGCACGGCGTGCAGAACATCGGCCCGATCGCCGGCATGTTTGTTTTTGCGATTCTATTTTTCGGAATCCTCACTGATTCGGGGATGCTCGACCCGATCATCGCGGGCGTATTGCGCGTAATCGGCTGCCATCCGCCGCGCATCGTGATGGGCTCGGCACTGCTCGCGCTGCTGATTCACCTCGACGGCTCGGGCGCGGTCACGTTTCTCGTCACGTTGCCGGCGATGATGCCGCTCTACACGCGGCTCGGGATGGACCGGCGGATTCTCGCGTGCGTCGCGTCGATGGCGGCCGGCGTCAACTTCCTGCCGTGGGTCGGGCCGATGCTGCGCGCATCGGCGGCGCTGCACATTCCCGGCTCGGTGATCTTCACGCCAATGATTCCGGTACAGATCGTCGGGCTCGTGTTCGTGTTCGGCACGGCGTACGTGCTCGGCGTGCGCGAGGCGAAGCGGCTCGGGCTCGACCGTGCCGGCGCGGCGTCGCTGGCGATCGCACCACGCGAGCTGACCGACGCCGAACGCGCGTTGCGCCGGCCGGGCCGCTTCGGGATCAACGTCGCGCTGACCCTCGTCGTGCTCGTGACTCTGGTGTCGGGCATCGTCGACCCGATGGTGATGTTCATGCTCGGCACGGTCGCCGCGCTCGTGATCAACTACCCGGATGTGCAGGCGCAGCGCGAGCGGATCGACGCGCATGCGAAGGCCGCGCTGATGATGGCGAGCGTGCTGCTCGCGGCCGGCGCGTTCACCGGCATCATGTCCGGCACCGGGATGCTGAAGGCGATGGCGGAAGTCGTCGTCGCGCACGTGCCGGTCGAGCATGCGCGCCACATGCCGTTCGTGCTCGGGCTGCTGTCGATGCCGCTCAGCTTGCTGTTCGATCCCGATTCGTTCTACTTCGGCGTGCTGCCGGTGCTCGCGGAGAGCGGCAAGCTGCTTGGCGTGCCGCCGATCCAGATGGCGCAGGCCGCGCTGCTCGGCCAGATGACGACGGGCTTTCCGGTGAGCCCGCTGACGCCCGCGACGTTCCTGATCGTCGGCCTGACCGGCGTCGAGCTCGCCGAGCACCAGAAATTCACGATTCCGTTCCTGTTCGCCGCCACCGTGCTGATGGTGTTCGCCGCGGTGATCGTTGGCGTGTTTCCGTTGTGAGCGCGCCAGACGTGCCGCTTCGTGGCCGTGCCCCGAGGGGCCAATCCTGCGAGGGGACGTTCCGCGGCGCGGCAACCCTGGCGCCGCCTGGCGCTTTTTTGAGAGCGGCGCGGCCGCTCGGCTTTTTCCGGGAGTGCAATCCATGCAGTTCGACCTGACCGACGACCAGCGCGCGATCGAAAGCGCGATCGAGAAAATCTGCGAGCGCTTCGGCGACGACTACTGGCTCGAACGCGATCGCGCGGGCGGCTTTCCGGCCGACTTCCACGCGGCGCTCGCCGAAGCCGGCTGGCTCGGCATCGCGATGGATCCGGCCCATGGCGGCGCCGGTCTCGGGATGACCGAGGCCGCGCTGATGATGCGCACGATCAGCGCATCGGGCGCCGGCCTGTCCGGCGCGTCGGCCGTGCACATGAACATCTTCGGGCTGAATCCCGTGCAGGTGTTCGGCAACGAAGCGCAAAAGGCGCGCTTTCTGCCGCCGCTGATCGCCGGGCACGACAAGGCGTGCTTCGCGGTGACGGAACCCGACGCGGGCCTCGACACCACGCACCTGACCACGCAGGCGCGTCGCGACGGCGATCACTATGTGCTGAGCGGGCGCAAGATCTGGATCTCGACCGCGCAGGTCGCGAACAAGATGCTGATCATCGCGCGCACGACGCCGCTCGACCAGGTCGCGAAGCCGACCGACGGCCTGAGCCTGTTCTACACCGACCTCGACCGCTCGCACGTCGAGGTGCGCGAAATCGAGAAGATGGGCCGCAAGGCCGTCGATTCGAACATGCTGTTCATCGACAACCTGCGCGTGTCGCGCGATGACCTGATCGGCAACGAAGGCGACGGCTTCCGCTATCTGCTGCATGGCCTGAACCCCGAGCGGATCCTGATCGCGGCGGAGGCGATCGGGCTCGGGCAGGCCGCGCTGCGCCGCGCGACGCAGTATGCGTGCGAGCGCGTCGTGTTCGGCCGGCCGATCGGGCAGAACCAGTCGATCCAGCATCCGCTCGCCCAGGTGTGGATGCAACTCGAGGCTGCGTGGCTGATGGTGATGAAGGCCGCGACGCGCTACGACGCTGGGCAGTCGTGCGGCGCGGAGGCGAACGCGGCCAAATACCTCGGCGCCGAAGCCGCGTTCCAGGCGTGCCAGACGGCCGTCGCGACGCTCGGCGGGATGGGTTACGCGAAGGAATACCATGTCGAGCGCTACCTGCGCGAGTGTATGATTCCGAGGCTCGCGCCCGTGAGTCCGCAACTGATCCTGTGCTACATCGCGGAGAAGGTGCTCGGGCTGCCGAAGTCGTACTGACCGTAGCGACCCGGCGGCCGGCGCCGCGCGCGGTTTCCCGTTTCGATTCAAGCGCTCGTCATGGACGTCAAACTCGTTGCCCGCACGCTCGACCTGTTCGAGCTGTTCGCCGCCGAACGGCGGCCGCTGCCACTCACCGAACTCGCGCGCCTGCTCGATGTGCCGCCGTCGAGCTGCCTCGCCATGGCGCGCACGCTCGTGAGCCGCGGCTATCTGTACGAAGTGCGCAAACGTGGCGGCTACTACCCGACGCGGCGCCTGCAGACGATCGCCGCCGCGATCGACGCGACCGATCCCGTCGTCGATATCGTGCATCCGCACCTCGTCGCGCTGCGCGACGCGAGCCGCGAGACGGCCGTGCTCGGCAAGATCCAGGGTGTGTCGGTCACGTACCTCGACGTCGTCGAGTCGGAGCAGGCGATCCGCTATACGCGCCAGCCCGGCGAGCTGCGTCCGCTGCATGCGAACTCGATCGGCAAGGCGATCTTCGCGGAACTCGCCGGCGATGCGCAGCAAACGCTCGGCGCACAGCTGGCGTTCGAACGCTTTACCGAGGCGACGGTGGCCGACCTGCCGGCGCTCGTCGCGCAAACCGCACGGTTTCGTGATCTAGGCTGGGCCGAGAACTTCGGCGAGAGCGCGCCCGAGCTGTCGGCGATCGCGGTCGCGCTGACGCTCGACGGCGACTGGTACGGGCTGTCGGTCGTCGGGCCGACCGAGCGGATCCGCCAGCATCGCGACACGCATGCGGCGCTGCTCGTCGACGCGAAGGCCAAGCTGCTGGCCGAGCACGCGCGCGGTTGACGGCGGGCAGGGCACGCCTGCAGCGGCCCTGCAAACGCGCCAGCCAGCAGGCCGTCCGCCGCCGATCGGGCAGCGATCGCCGCGAACGGCCCCGGATCCGCGAGCCTAACGACGGCCGATACGCGGCATCACGACTTCACCCACACACCGCCCGCACTCGGGTTGTCGCCTTGCGTCCACCATTTCGCGCAATACTTCGCGCCCTGGTACATCACGCAGGTGCCGCCTGAATACGCGGTCGTCGCCGACCACGTGGCCGTGCCGCCGCCGACCGGCTTCCATACGGCCGCCTGGCCGGGCACGTCGCCCTGCGTCCACCATTGCGCCTGGTACGTCGTCCCCTGGTAGGTGACCGTCGCGCCGGCCGTGTAGACCTGGCCGGCAGCCCACGGTGCGCCCGGCTGCGGCGTGCCGCCGTCCGAGCCGCCGCCGTAGTTCGGATCCTGCGTCACGCCCGCGCCCCATTTGCCGTCGAGCTGCTTGAAGATCGTCGCGAACGCGTATGGCTGCTGCGCGACGCCCGAGCAGGTCGGCGACGCATATGTGCCGCCGGACGGGCACGCCTGATCGCGGCCGACCGACCAGTTGCCGAAGAAACCGTAGCCGTTGGCGATCGCCGCATTCAGCACGCTTTGCGCATTCGCGAGCGTGAAGGTTTCGCCCTGCACGTCGTTCACGCCGATCATCGGCGTAACACCGACCATCTGCCAGAGCTGCGCATTGGTCTTCGGCTGGCCGGCCGACTTGAACGCCGTGTCGAGTTGTGAGTACAGCGCCTGCGCGGCGCTGATCGCGGCGGCGCCCATGTCGATGTTCGCGGGGCCGTAATCCATCGCCATCACGTTCACCGCATCGAACGCGGCCTGGTTCGCGATTGCCGCGTTGACCACGTTCAGGCCGTCCTGCGTGAGCCCGGTCGGCATCGTCGGCAGCGTCAGCGTGACGTGCAGCGGCTTGCCCTTCGCCGCATAGTCGGACTGCAGTTGCGCGACGGCCTGGAAGTTGCGCGCGACCGCGGCCGTGTCCTGTTGAGATGCGCCTTCGATGTCGAAATCGATGTGCGTGAGGCCGTACGTGTCGATCACGGTCTGGTACGCGCTCTTCAACGCAGGGACCGTCGAGCACGCCTGCATCAGCGGCGTACCGTTCGCCCCGCCGAACGACACCGCGACTTCGCCGCCTTTCGCGCGGTAGCTCGCGATCGACGTCGACAGCGCGGTCAGGAGGCCGCCGCTCGCGCCGTTGCCGATCGGCTGCACGCCGCCCCACGACGGCACGCAGCCGTTGCCCGCGACCACGAACGCGAGCGTGAATTGCTGGATACCTTGCCGGACGCCGATCTGGTCGACGAGCGGCGTCGGATAGAGCGTCACGTCGACGAAGGGCGCATAGACGCCGGCGCCCTGGGACACACTCGCCACTGCAAGCAGACAACCCGCGGCAACTGCACGCGGGATGAAACGCGGCAACACATTGTTGTTCATTGTGTTCTCCAAGTGGAAGAGGGATACGTTGGCCTGCGTATCGCCGCCGGTCGTGCGACCGGGCATGCCCGGCCGGCGGCGTGCCCATCTTGGAGGATTCGCGCTGAATAGTGAATGGTTAGGTGTTCTTTTTGTTATTTGATTCCCGATACGTAACGATCTTGCCGATTCGACACCGTTGCGCAACGCATCGGGCGGGTGATTTTCCCGATCGGCGCCCGCCCCGCGAGACGTGCCGCTTACGTCGATGCAGGCTGCGCGAGCGAGCGCGCCAGCGCAACGAAACGCTCGACGCATGCCGACGAAAACGGCTCGTTCCACGACACGATCTGCTCGACTGCGCGCGTGCCGGCGAGCGGCACGTAGACGACGCCCGGACGCTGCAGCGTCGCCGTGAAGCCCGGCACGATCGCGATGCCGCGTTCGGCGGCCACCAGCGACACGAGCGTTGTGATCTGTGCGGCGGTTGCCCCGATCCGCGGTGCGAATCCGGCCTGCGCGCACAGGTCGTCCAGCGCGGCGGTCAACGCCGAACCGTAACCGGGCGGAAAGGTGACGAAGGTTTCGCTGGCCAGTTCGGCGACGTCGAGGCTCGCACGGTTCGCGAGCGGATTACCGGCCGGCACGGCCGCGACGAGCGGTTCGCGCGACACGACGAGCGACGCGACCGGTACGCCGGGCGCGCCGTCCCACGCCCAGCCGAAGCCGACGTCCATCGCGCCGTCGGCGATCTGCTGGCGCTGGCTGGCGGTCGCCGCTTCGCGAAACGCGAGTTCGACGTCGGGCATCGTGCGGCTCGCGGCGCGGATCACGTCGGGGAACGTGTCGGACATCGGAATCGAGCTCGCATAGCCGATCACGAGGCGCCCGGCGATGCCTTGCGCGATCTTGCGCGCGCTCGCCTCGGCTTCGGCGGCCGCGCTGACGACGTGGCGCGCATGTTCAAGGAACAACTCGCCTTCCGGCGTGAGCCGCACCGCGCGCGTCGAGCGCTCGAACAGGCGCACGCCGAGATCGCTTTCCAGCGCGGCGATATGGCGTGTCAGCGGCGGCTGCGCGACGCGCAGGCGCAATGCCGCGCGGCCGAAGTGCAGTTCGTCGGCGACGACCACGAAATAACGGAGGCGGCGCAGGTCGAGCATTGTTGTCGTTCCGGTATCAATTGCGCTGAAAACGGTATTGGCGTGCACGCGGCGCGCTCGTCAGACTGTCGGCATCGACGACCAGGCATTTCCGATGAACGACAGGACCACGCGCATCGCGTTCTTTCTCTGCGGCTTCGCCGCGTTTCTCAATCTCTATTCGACGCAGGGCATCCTGCACGAACTCGCCGAGGCCTTCGGCGTCAGCGCGGAGCGCGCAGGGCAGGGCGTAAGCGCGACCACGATGGCTGTCGCCATTATCGCGCCGTTCGTCGGCGTGCTGGCCGCGCGCATCGAACGGCGCGTCGCGATCTCGCTGGCGGCGATGGCCGTCGCGTTGCCGGTCGTCTGGTCCGCGCACGCGGCGGGCTTTGCGTCGTTCCTCGGCGCGCGCTTCGCGGCCGGGCTGGTCATGCCGTTCATCTTTGCGCTGTCGATCGCCTATATCGGCGAACGCTTCGATCACGGCACGTCGGCCGAGATCAGCGCGCTGTTCGTCGCCGGCACGACGCTCGGCGGTTTCGCCGGCCGCTTCGTGACGAACCTGCTGACGTCGATGTGGGGCTGGCGGCATGCGCTCGATGTCGTCGCGGCGCTGTGTCTCGTCACGGGCGTCGCGATATACGCGAGCCTGCCGGCGTCCGGTGCGGTCGCGCGGCGGGTGTCGGGCCGCGATACGGATGCGGGGCCGTCGTGGCGCATCGTCACGCGCGGCCCGCTGCTCGCGTCGTTCGCGATCGGCGCATGCGTGCTCGCGTCGCAGGTGGCGACGTTCACGTTCGTCGGCCTGCGGCTCGCGCGGGCACCGTTCGGCTTCGGCACGGTCGAGATCGGCGCAATCTATGCGGTGTTCCTCGTTGCGGTGATCGTGACGCCGCTGGCCGGGCGCCTCGCGCGGCATCGCGGCCCGCGCGCGCCGGGGCTCGCGGCAGCCGCGCTCGCGATCGGCGGGGCGTTGCTGACGTTGTCGGACAGCGTGCCGGTGATCCTGGCCGGCCTCGCGCTCAGCTCGACCGCCGTGTTCGTCGAACAGGCGTCGGCCAACACGTTTATCTCGCAGGCGGCGTCGAGTGCGCGCTCGACGGCGATCGGTATCTACCTGTCCTGCTATTACTTCGGCGGCAGCCTCGGCTCGATCCTGCCGGTACCCGGCTGGCACCGGTGGGGATGGGCCGGCTGCGTCGCCTTCGTGGTCGTCGCGCAGGCCATCGTCGGCGTGCTCGTGTATCGGTTCTGGCGCACCGGCGGCACGGCCGGCATCGCGCATGCCGGCGCGCGCGACGGTACGCTCACGCGCTAGCCGAAATCAGCGATACCAGCGCGGCGTATAGACCCATTCGCGCGCATTGCCGATCGCGAAGCGCCGCGTCGTCGACGAGCCAACGATCACCATCGTACGCATGTCGACCTGATCGCCGCGCAGTGCGCCGAGCGTCGTCGTCGCAAGCGTCGCGCCCGGCCGGCCGATGTCGCGGCCGAGCACGACCACCGTGTCGGCCGCACGGTGCGCGCGCACGATGTCGAGCGCACGGTCGAGCTGCCACGGCCGCGCACGCGAGATCGGGTTGTAGAACGCCATCACCAGATCGGCCTGCGCCGCATGCCTCAGGCGCGTCTCGATCACGTCCCACGGCTTCAGGTTGTCCGACAGAGAAATCGCGCAGAAGTCGTGGCCGAGCGGCGCGCCTGCCTGCGCGGCCGTCGCGAGCGACGCCGAGATGCCGGGTTCGACGCGCAGGTCGACCGCGGCCCACTGCGGGTTGCGTGCTTCGTCGAGCGCCTCGAGCACGGCCGCGGCCATCGCGAACACGCCGGGGTCGCCGGATGACACGACCGCGACGCGCCGGCCTTCGGCCGCCAGTTCGAACGCATGGCGTGCGCGCTGCATTTCCTCGCGATTGTCGGTGCCGTGCACGCGCTGGTCGCCGCGGAAGGGGCCGGCCATGTTCACGTAGGTCGTGTAGCCGAGAATGTCGGTCGCTTCCGCGAGCGCGGCACGTGCGGCCGGCGTGAGCCACGCGGCGGCGCCCGGGCCGAGACCGAGCACGGTCAGGCGGCCGCGCGCACGGCCGAGCGTGGCGGGATCGACCGGATACGACGCCACCGCGCATGCGAGGCCGTTCGATGCCGGGCGCAGCGTGTGTGCGACACGCAACGTGCGGCCAAGCAGCGTGCCTGAATCGGCTTGCGCGTCGCTGTCGGTGTCGACGAAACGCAGCGGCACGCCGAGCGCTTGCGCGGCTTCCTCCAGCGTGGAGTTGCCGATCGCCGATGCCGGCGCGACGATGGCGGCGAGTGCCAGCCGCGCGAGACCTTGTGCGTCGAGCATGGCTTCGATGCGCGCGACAAGTGCGTCTTCCGCGTGTACTGCATCCTCGGCAACACCGACCACCACGCTGCGTGGATGGATCACGAGTTCATCGCGTGTGCCGCGCCATGCATCGGGCGTCACGCGGATCGCATGCGCTGCCGCATCGTCGCGCGGCAGCGCGACATCGTCGAGCCACGCCGCCGCGCCGTCGACGCGCGTCGAGGCACCCGCGAGCAGGTCGGACACGAAGCGCTTGCCCTGTGCGAGATCGGCCAGCGCATAGCCTTCGGGCGGATTGAGCACGCATGCGCCGAAGCGCAATTCGCCACTCGTCGTGATCGCGGGCGCGACGCCGATGCATTCGGCGATTTCGCGCGCGATCACGTTGAC
The DNA window shown above is from Burkholderia cepacia and carries:
- a CDS encoding acyl-CoA dehydrogenase family protein, coding for MQFDLTDDQRAIESAIEKICERFGDDYWLERDRAGGFPADFHAALAEAGWLGIAMDPAHGGAGLGMTEAALMMRTISASGAGLSGASAVHMNIFGLNPVQVFGNEAQKARFLPPLIAGHDKACFAVTEPDAGLDTTHLTTQARRDGDHYVLSGRKIWISTAQVANKMLIIARTTPLDQVAKPTDGLSLFYTDLDRSHVEVREIEKMGRKAVDSNMLFIDNLRVSRDDLIGNEGDGFRYLLHGLNPERILIAAEAIGLGQAALRRATQYACERVVFGRPIGQNQSIQHPLAQVWMQLEAAWLMVMKAATRYDAGQSCGAEANAAKYLGAEAAFQACQTAVATLGGMGYAKEYHVERYLRECMIPRLAPVSPQLILCYIAEKVLGLPKSY
- a CDS encoding LysR substrate-binding domain-containing protein, with the translated sequence MLDLRRLRYFVVVADELHFGRAALRLRVAQPPLTRHIAALESDLGVRLFERSTRAVRLTPEGELFLEHARHVVSAAAEAEASARKIAQGIAGRLVIGYASSIPMSDTFPDVIRAASRTMPDVELAFREAATASQRQQIADGAMDVGFGWAWDGAPGVPVASLVVSREPLVAAVPAGNPLANRASLDVAELASETFVTFPPGYGSALTAALDDLCAQAGFAPRIGATAAQITTLVSLVAAERGIAIVPGFTATLQRPGVVYVPLAGTRAVEQIVSWNEPFSSACVERFVALARSLAQPAST
- a CDS encoding MFS transporter yields the protein MNDRTTRIAFFLCGFAAFLNLYSTQGILHELAEAFGVSAERAGQGVSATTMAVAIIAPFVGVLAARIERRVAISLAAMAVALPVVWSAHAAGFASFLGARFAAGLVMPFIFALSIAYIGERFDHGTSAEISALFVAGTTLGGFAGRFVTNLLTSMWGWRHALDVVAALCLVTGVAIYASLPASGAVARRVSGRDTDAGPSWRIVTRGPLLASFAIGACVLASQVATFTFVGLRLARAPFGFGTVEIGAIYAVFLVAVIVTPLAGRLARHRGPRAPGLAAAALAIGGALLTLSDSVPVILAGLALSSTAVFVEQASANTFISQAASSARSTAIGIYLSCYYFGGSLGSILPVPGWHRWGWAGCVAFVVVAQAIVGVLVYRFWRTGGTAGIAHAGARDGTLTR
- a CDS encoding chitinase, with the translated sequence MNNNVLPRFIPRAVAAGCLLAVASVSQGAGVYAPFVDVTLYPTPLVDQIGVRQGIQQFTLAFVVAGNGCVPSWGGVQPIGNGASGGLLTALSTSIASYRAKGGEVAVSFGGANGTPLMQACSTVPALKSAYQTVIDTYGLTHIDFDIEGASQQDTAAVARNFQAVAQLQSDYAAKGKPLHVTLTLPTMPTGLTQDGLNVVNAAIANQAAFDAVNVMAMDYGPANIDMGAAAISAAQALYSQLDTAFKSAGQPKTNAQLWQMVGVTPMIGVNDVQGETFTLANAQSVLNAAIANGYGFFGNWSVGRDQACPSGGTYASPTCSGVAQQPYAFATIFKQLDGKWGAGVTQDPNYGGGSDGGTPQPGAPWAAGQVYTAGATVTYQGTTYQAQWWTQGDVPGQAAVWKPVGGGTATWSATTAYSGGTCVMYQGAKYCAKWWTQGDNPSAGGVWVKS
- a CDS encoding IclR family transcriptional regulator; this encodes MDVKLVARTLDLFELFAAERRPLPLTELARLLDVPPSSCLAMARTLVSRGYLYEVRKRGGYYPTRRLQTIAAAIDATDPVVDIVHPHLVALRDASRETAVLGKIQGVSVTYLDVVESEQAIRYTRQPGELRPLHANSIGKAIFAELAGDAQQTLGAQLAFERFTEATVADLPALVAQTARFRDLGWAENFGESAPELSAIAVALTLDGDWYGLSVVGPTERIRQHRDTHAALLVDAKAKLLAEHARG